A genomic window from Panthera tigris isolate Pti1 chromosome B4, P.tigris_Pti1_mat1.1, whole genome shotgun sequence includes:
- the LOC122240543 gene encoding TRIO and F-actin-binding protein gives MEGGAGTVPCEHFEANVLAQGCCQNCFHPEEAHRARSQEPGSPPGAEVPYCDLPRRLPVSEGPLGSSTSGCQSVVGLGLGPGPERGPSAGSSAEGPTAAPRSQGQEAVPYLEGLASSLSSSFDEGPDSGTSSSPECDTPDDPSNSSSVDWDTVERQEEAPSWDELTMMIPRKPQEGPRADSARRVPCPVTRAPAGGDTAGQRKEDTCSGSRSAGQHWAKLRGESGYFLEQHRSALTQASCATPQSGPRSATPQASSLHRSTQRDAIQTASTQLTNPRASSPPQITQRDNPRTSFTQQNTPSASSPSRLAQRDNPRASSPNRTTPRDNPRTSCAQRDNARASSPNRTTPRDNPRTSCAQRDNPRASSPNRTTPRDNPRTSCAQRDNLRASSPNRTTPRDNPRTSCAQRDNPRASSPNRTTPRDNPRTSCAQRDNPRASSPNRTTPRDSPRTSCAQRDNPRASSPNRTTQRDNPRTSCAQRDNPRASSPNRTTPRDNPRTSCAQRDNPRASSPNRTTQRDNPRTSCAQRDNPRASSPNRTTPRDNPRTSCAQRDNPRASSPNRTTQRDNPRASSLNRTTLRDNPRTSCAQRDNARASSPDRTTQWDNPRASSPNKTTPRDNPRASCAQRDNPRTSSTQKDNLKTSCTQWNNLRTSSSQRDYPQSSSRRDNPGTSSPRCSTQRNNPRNASPHRTNKDIPWASFPLRPTQSEGPRTSSPSRSKQSEVPWASIALRPTQGDRPQTSSPSRPAQRDPPLSSSGSTQHSPPPRATSSSHNLGHHSASRTSSPLYPATRGAPQTSSEPSQPPCSVCIGHRDAPRASSPPRYLQHDPFPFFPDPHASESESPQHNPPYIPPAVCIGHRDAPRASSPPRHAQFDPFPFLPDTSDAETQSPQHDPPQFPPPVCIGYRDAPRASSPPRQAPEPSLLFQDLPRASTESLVPSTDSLHEPPHIPTPVCIGHRDAPSFSSPPRQAPEPSLFFQDPPGTSMESLAPSTDSLHGSPVLPPQVCIGHRDAPRASSPPRHPPSDLALLASSPPPGSSGGSRGSAPPGETRHNLEREEYSMLADLPPPRRLAQREPGPQCGNGGRTRSPGRAEVERLFGQERRKSEAPGAFQARDEGRSQRPSQGQSQLLRRQSSPALSREVTKPLAKQAEPARRSQAEPPHPRSPERRPEGDRRLQGSSLPPRTSARTPERERRPERSLESGRAGPRQPPGGRQSQEESPGAQGPHRYLERGWGSLPELCPHQPTSPPESSRVGPETPTTTGRGAEGTCPHRHSPERRPELDWRDLVGLLGALREGAWACMEASTLASRLPRLDWEGLLELLQARLPRQDPAGHGGTLATASGPEVGSPATNGTLERERQGQPDGWVEATLVNGQKAGPWPQSSAQPPSPDYVSTQWPKTKVTRGPETSTMATLEEMGQPGSRSPAEGPSLPEWEFRSEEPEASEPSKGQDSLTDQKQADSVVGSWVWAHREVKGKGNQVGGGLRSSDTL, from the exons GAGCCGGGGAGCCCTCCAGGTGCTGAGGTGCCTTACTGCGACCTGCCTCGCCGCCTGCCTGTCTCTGAGGGTCCTCTCGGTTCCTCGACCTCCGGCTGCCAGTCCGTGGTGGGCCTGGGCCTTGGGCCAGGGCCAGAGAG GGGCCCGTCAGCAGGGTCCTCTGCAGAGGGCCCCACAGCCGCCCCCAGGAGCCAGGGACAAGAGGCAGTGCCCTACCTGGAGGGTCTGGCCTCCTCCCTGAGCAGCAGCTTCGACGAAGGCCCCGACTCCGGCACCAGCTCCAGCCCTGAGTGCGACACCCCTGATGATCCCAGCAACTCGTCCTCCGTG GACTGGGACACTGTTGAAAGGCAGGAAGAGGCTCCCAGCTGGGACGAGCTCACCATGATGATCCCAAGGAAGCCCCAGGAGGGGCCCAGAGCTGACAGTGCCCGAAGGGTTCCGTGTCCCGTCACCCGGGCCCCTGCGGGAGGAGATACCGCAGGCCAGAGAAAGGAAG ACACCTGCAGCGGGAGCCGAAGTGCTGGTCAGCACTGGGCCAAGCTCCGGGGAGAAAGTGGATACTTTTTGGAGCAGCACCGCTCAGCGCTGACCCAGGCTTCCTGTGCAACGCCACAGAGCGGACCTCGAAGTGCCACCCCCCAGGCTTCCTCTCTCCATCGTTCTACCCAAAGGGACGCTATCCAGACTGCTTCCACGCAGCTCACTAACCCCCgagcctcctctcccccacaaATCACCCAACGGGACAACCCCAGGACCTCTTTCACACAGCAAAACACCCCCAGCGCATCCTCTCCTTCAAGACTTGCCCAACGGGATAACCCCAGAGCCTCCTCTCCCAACAGAACCACTCCACGGGACAACCCCAGGACATCCTGTGCCCAACGGGACAATGCCAGAGCGTCCTCTCCCAACAGAACCACTCCACGGGACAACCCCAGGACATCCTGTGCCCAACGGGACAATCCCAGAGCCTCCTCTCCCAACAGAACCACTCCACGGGACAACCCCAGGACATCCTGTGCCCAACGGGACAACCTCAGAGCCTCCTCTCCCAACAGAACCACTCCACGGGACAACCCCAGGACATCGTGTGCCCAACGGGACAATCCCAGAGCCTCCTCTCCCAACAGAACCACTCCACGGGACAACCCCAGGACATCGTGTGCCCAACGGGACAATCCCAGAGCCTCCTCTCCCAACAGAACCACTCCACGGGACAGCCCCAGGACATCGTGTGCCCAACGGGACAATCCCAGAGCCTCTTCTCCCAACAGAACCACCCAACGGGACAACCCCAGGACATCGTGTGCCCAACGGGACAATCCCAGAGCCTCCTCTCCCAACAGAACCACTCCACGGGACAACCCCAGGACATCGTGTGCCCAACGGGACAATCCCAGAGCCTCTTCTCCCAACAGAACCACCCAACGGGACAACCCCAGGACATCGTGTGCCCAACGGGACAATCCCAGAGCCTCCTCTCCCAACAGAACCACTCCACGGGACAACCCCAGGACATCTTGTGCCCAACGGGACAATCCCAGAGCCTCCTCTCCCAACAGAACCACCCAACGGGACAACCCCAGAGCCTCCTCTCTCAACAGAACCACTCTACGGGACAACCCCAGAACATCCTGTGCCCAACGGGACAACGCCAGAGCCTCCTCTCCCGACAGAACCACCCAATGGGACAACCCCAGAGCCTCCTCTCCCAACAAAACCACTCCACGGGACAACCCCAGGGCATCCTGTGCCCAACGGGACAATCCCAGGACCTCTTCTACCCAAAAGGACAACCTTAAAACCTCTTGTACCCAATGGAACAACCTCAGAACCTCTTCTAGTCAACGAGACTACCCGCAATCTTCCTCTCGGCGGGACAACCCTGGAACTTCCTCCCCTCGATGCTCCACTCAACGGAACAATCCCCGGAATGCTTCTCCCCATCGTACTAACAAAGATATCCCCTGGGCCTCCTTTCCCCTTCGCCCAACCCAGAGTGAAGGCCCCCGAACCTCCTCCCCATCTCGCTCCAAGCAAAGTGAGGTCCCCTGGGCATCCATTGCCCTTCGGCCAACCCAAGGGGACAGGCCTCAGACCTCATCTCCCAGTAGGCCAGCTCAGCGTGACCCACCCTTGTCCTCCTCTGGATCTACTCAGCATAGCCCACCACCCCGGGCCACTTCCTCTTCCCATAACCTGGGCCACCACAGTGCCTCCCGGACTTCTTCACCTCTGTACCCTGCTACCCGCGGGGCACCCCAGACCTCTTCTGAGCCCTCCCAGCCTCCATGTTCTGTGTGTATTGGGCATCGGGATGCTCCTCGAGCTTCTTCCCCTCCTCGCTATTTGCAACATgaccccttccctttcttcccagaCCCCCATGCATCTGAGAGTGAATCACCCCAACACAACCCCCCCTATATACCTCCAGCTGTGTGCATCGGACACCGGGATGCCCCCCGGGCCTCCTCACCCCCCCGCCACGCCCAGTTTgatccctttcccttcctcccagacACATCAGATGCTGAGACTCAGTCCCCCCAGCATGATCCTCCTCAGTTCCCCCCACCTGTATGTATCGGGTACCGTGATGCACCCCGGGCCTCCTCCCCGCCGCGCCAGGCCCCAGAGCCCTCCCTCCTGTTCCAGGATCTCCCCAGGGCCAGCACTGAGAGCCTTGTCCCCTCCACAGACTCTCTGCACGAGCCCCCCCACATCCCCACCCCTGTGTGCATTGGGCACCGGGATGCCCCCTCTTTCTCATCCCCACCACGCCAGGCCCCTGAGCCCTCCCTTTTCTTCCAGGATCCCCCAGGGACTAGTATGGAGAGCCTGGCCCCCTCCACCGACTCTCTGCACGGCTCCCCAGTGCTGCCCCCCCAAGTGTGCATCGGACACCGGGATGCACCTCGagcctcctccccgccccgccacccccccagTGACCTAGCGCTCCTGGCATCCTCACCTCCGCCGGGCAGCTCCGGGGGCTCCCGGGGCTCGGCGCCCCCTGGGGAGACCAGGCACAACTTGGAGAGGGAGGAGTACAGCATGCTGGCCGACCTGCCCCCGCCCAGGAGGCTGGCGCAGAGGGAGCCAGGCCCCCAGTGCGGCAACGGGGGCCGTACCCGCAGCCCTGGCCGTGCAGAGGTGGAGCGCCTCTTCGGGCAAGAGCGCAG GAAGTCCGAGGCGCCGGGGGCCTTCCAGGCCCGGGACGAGGGGCGGTCGCAGCGGCCCAGCCAAGGTCAGAGCCAGCTTCTCCGAAGACAgtccagccctgccctcagcagGGAG GTAACCAAGCCCCTTGCGAAGCAGGCAGAACCGGCCCGACGGAGCCAAGCGGAGCCCCCTCATCCCAGGAGCCCCGAGAGGCGGCCTGAAGGGGACCGGAGGCTCCAGGGGTCCTCGCTGCCCCCGAGGACATCAGCCCGGACCCCTGAGAGGGAGCGGCGGCCAGAAAGATCTCTGGAAAGTGGCCGGGCAGGCCCAAGACAGCCTCCGGGGGGCCGGCAGAGTCAGGAGGAGTCTCCGGGTGCCCAGGGCCCTCACAGATACCTGGAGAGAGGCTGGGGCAGCCTGCCAGAGCTGTGTCCTCACCAGCCTACGAGCCCCCCGGAGAGCTCCAGGGTAGGCCCCGAGACCCCCACCACCACGGGCCGGGGTGCTGAGGGAACATGCCCACACCGGCATAGCCCTGAGAGGCGACCCGAGCTTGACTGGAGGGACCTCGTGGGCCTCCTCGGGGCACTCCGAGAGGGGGCCTGGGCCTGCATGGAGGCGTCGACGCTCGCCTCCCGTCTTCCCAGGCTAGACTGGGAAGGCCTCCTGGAGCTCCTGCAGGCCCGGCTGCCCCGCCAGGACCCAGCTGGACACGGGGGTACCCTGGCCACGGCTTCGGGGCCAGAGGTGGGTTCCCCAGCCACAAACGGTACCCTGGAGCGAGAGCGACAGGGCCAGCCTGACGGCTGGGTGGAGGCCACCCTAGTCAATGGACAGAAAGCTGGGCCGTGGCCCCAGAGCTCTGCCCAGCCACCCAGCCCTGACTACGTCTCCACCCAGTGGCCAAAGACCAAAGTGACACGTGGACCGGAGACCTCGACTATGGCTACTCTGGAGGAGATGGGCCAGCCGGGGAGCAGGAGCCCTGCAGAGGGTCCCAGCTTGCCAGAGTGGGAG